One Paenisporosarcina sp. FSL H8-0542 genomic region harbors:
- a CDS encoding UDP-3-O-(3-hydroxymyristoyl)glucosamine N-acyltransferase, with protein MIRIKDITDFLDTTEMPYTFIGDSELTIHTYVSIENIAANLISWIKDEKKMQAIMGKVITNSLIVSLQFDTSSFEKANFIFCDNPKAIYFTILNQFFHEETKVEFISAASVVETRSIGKQVYIGHHCYIGPEVVISDNVRIENNVSIQGKVTIGKDTIIRSGAVIGTDGFGYFENTDGINVRVPHFGGVIIGEDVEIGANTCIDRGTLGDVEIGNHVKINNLCHIAHNVIIEDHVMIAALVNISGSVWIKKNVYISPAATIRNQVTIGANSLIGLGSVVVKDVEDNVVIVGVPGKKIRNHVGEK; from the coding sequence GTGATTCGTATAAAAGATATCACAGACTTTTTAGACACTACAGAAATGCCCTACACATTTATCGGTGATTCAGAACTCACGATTCATACCTATGTTTCCATTGAAAATATTGCTGCCAATTTAATTTCATGGATTAAAGACGAGAAAAAAATGCAAGCCATTATGGGAAAAGTCATTACAAATTCGCTCATTGTCTCACTACAATTTGATACAAGTTCTTTTGAGAAGGCAAACTTTATTTTTTGTGACAATCCAAAAGCCATATACTTTACGATACTCAATCAATTTTTTCATGAAGAGACGAAGGTTGAATTTATTAGTGCAGCATCGGTTGTTGAAACGAGGAGTATCGGTAAACAGGTTTACATTGGTCACCATTGTTATATAGGGCCAGAAGTTGTGATTTCAGACAATGTACGAATCGAAAATAATGTTTCGATCCAAGGGAAAGTCACGATTGGAAAAGATACAATCATTCGTTCAGGTGCTGTGATTGGTACTGATGGGTTCGGCTATTTTGAAAATACTGACGGGATCAATGTTAGAGTTCCCCATTTTGGCGGTGTGATCATTGGCGAAGATGTGGAAATTGGGGCGAATACGTGTATTGACAGAGGAACGTTAGGGGATGTGGAAATCGGGAATCATGTAAAAATTAACAACCTTTGTCACATCGCCCATAATGTCATCATTGAAGATCATGTCATGATTGCCGCGTTGGTCAATATCTCTGGAAGTGTGTGGATTAAGAAAAATGTTTATATCTCTCCTGCAGCGACGATTCGAAATCAAGTAACCATTGGCGCCAATAGTTTAATCGGCTTAGGTTCGGTCGTTGTAAAAGATGTGGAGGATAATGTGGTGATTGTCGGTGTGCCAGGAAAAAAAATAAGAAATCATGTGGGTGAGAAATGA
- a CDS encoding Gfo/Idh/MocA family oxidoreductase, translating into MTNLRFAIIGCGRISPNHLAAAIQNKLDIVAICDLDEKKMEQTFSTFDLGVAVTKYTDYRQMLAIEKPDLVAICTESGKHGQIALDCIDSGSHLIIEKPIALSLEEADQIIERAEAKNLKVSACHQNRFNKSVQKLREAVEAGRFGRLLHGTAHIRWNRGEDYYIQAPWRGTWQQDGGALMNQCIHNIDLLRWMMGDDIVEVVGMTDNLKHPFIEAEDLGIALVRFSNGSYGVIEGTTNIYPQNFEETLYVFGDQGTVKIGGKSVNIIEEWLFADQLDDSQEVKAKYHENPPTVYGFGHTPLYADVIEAIKQDREPYVTAEDGRRALELVLAIYKSAAEKKSVQLPLEKASTLDFINLFHRVSGSGQGHD; encoded by the coding sequence ATGACGAACTTACGATTTGCCATCATCGGTTGCGGGAGGATTTCACCGAATCATCTGGCCGCCGCTATTCAAAATAAGTTAGACATTGTCGCCATTTGTGATCTCGATGAAAAGAAAATGGAGCAGACCTTTTCAACATTTGATTTAGGGGTTGCAGTAACTAAATATACGGATTATCGACAGATGCTGGCAATTGAAAAACCTGATTTAGTGGCGATTTGTACAGAAAGCGGGAAACATGGACAAATTGCGTTGGATTGTATCGATTCGGGAAGCCATTTGATTATTGAAAAACCCATCGCGCTTTCTTTAGAAGAAGCTGATCAGATTATTGAAAGGGCAGAGGCGAAAAATTTAAAAGTAAGTGCTTGCCACCAAAATCGGTTTAATAAATCGGTTCAAAAATTGAGAGAAGCAGTAGAGGCAGGTCGTTTTGGTAGACTACTTCACGGAACAGCCCATATCCGCTGGAACCGTGGAGAGGACTACTACATCCAGGCACCTTGGCGAGGGACTTGGCAGCAAGACGGTGGGGCACTCATGAATCAATGCATTCATAATATTGATCTTTTGCGGTGGATGATGGGTGACGACATTGTAGAAGTTGTTGGAATGACGGATAATTTAAAGCATCCATTTATCGAGGCAGAAGATCTTGGAATTGCGTTAGTTCGATTTTCGAACGGTAGTTACGGTGTAATTGAGGGAACAACAAACATTTATCCTCAAAATTTTGAGGAAACGCTCTATGTGTTCGGGGATCAAGGGACCGTTAAAATCGGTGGGAAATCAGTAAATATTATTGAAGAATGGCTGTTTGCGGATCAATTGGACGATTCACAGGAAGTAAAAGCCAAGTATCACGAGAATCCGCCAACCGTCTATGGCTTTGGACATACGCCACTCTATGCAGACGTCATTGAGGCGATAAAACAGGACCGTGAACCATATGTGACGGCTGAAGATGGCAGAAGGGCATTAGAACTCGTCCTTGCCATTTATAAGTCAGCAGCTGAAAAGAAAAGTGTCCAACTCCCACTGGAGAAGGCGAGTACATTAGATTTTATTAATTTATTTCATCGAGTTAGTGGAAGTGGGCAGGGGCATGACTGA
- a CDS encoding GNAT family N-acetyltransferase: MTELEKYLQFSEQETTIPLFSKGWWMDAVCPNEWDAILIKENGEIRASLPYYLQQIGTEKEIRKATLTQTNGIWMRYPPDQKYERALTYEKNMMNTIIDEIEKLGLTKYQQYFHYSFTNWLPFYWRGYSQTTRYTYVIHHTSNLDEVYQNFNSNIRKNIRKAEKSLQIYEGLGIDEFYHLNKLTFERQNLEIPYSFETVLRIDEACEQRNARKIYYCADEQHKIHAAAYFVWDDETVYYLMSGSNPDYRNNQSLTLLIYEGIKLASRLNRKFDFEGSMKQNIEQFFRQFGSRQMPYHNIHKVF; encoded by the coding sequence ATGACTGAACTCGAAAAGTATCTGCAATTCAGCGAGCAGGAAACGACCATTCCTTTATTTTCAAAAGGCTGGTGGATGGATGCGGTTTGTCCGAATGAATGGGATGCCATATTAATTAAAGAAAACGGCGAAATCCGTGCGTCTTTGCCATACTATCTCCAACAAATCGGAACCGAGAAAGAAATTAGAAAAGCGACGTTAACCCAAACGAATGGCATCTGGATGCGATACCCACCAGATCAAAAATACGAAAGAGCACTGACGTATGAAAAAAACATGATGAATACCATCATAGATGAAATCGAGAAACTGGGGTTAACAAAATACCAACAATACTTTCATTATTCCTTTACAAACTGGCTTCCTTTTTATTGGCGTGGCTACTCGCAAACAACAAGGTATACGTATGTCATACACCATACTTCCAATTTGGATGAAGTCTATCAAAATTTCAATTCCAATATACGAAAGAATATAAGAAAAGCAGAGAAAAGCTTGCAGATTTATGAAGGTCTTGGAATCGATGAATTCTATCATTTAAATAAACTGACGTTTGAGAGGCAAAACTTAGAAATCCCCTATTCATTTGAAACGGTTTTGAGAATTGATGAAGCATGTGAACAAAGAAATGCTAGGAAAATATATTATTGTGCGGATGAGCAACATAAAATTCATGCCGCGGCTTATTTTGTTTGGGATGACGAGACGGTTTATTATTTAATGTCCGGTTCAAATCCTGACTATCGAAACAATCAATCTCTAACTTTACTGATTTATGAAGGCATTAAATTAGCAAGTAGGTTGAATCGGAAGTTTGATTTTGAAGGAAGTATGAAGCAAAATATCGAGCAGTTTTTCAGACAATTTGGTTCAAGGCAAATGCCTTACCATAATATTCATAAGGTTTTCTAG